The Vicinamibacterales bacterium nucleotide sequence CTGGTGGTGTTCGACGAGCGGGCCCTCAGCGACGTCCGAAAGGTCATCCTGCGGGTGTTCGAGAAGGTGGCGGACGGGCTGGTGTTGCCGGCGGCTCTGCCGGCAGTTGAACCCGAGGGAGCCGAGACCGGTGATTCCGTGCGCGCCCTCGTCCGCTCGGTCGAGAAGGACACGCACCTGCGCTGGAAGGCGGCCGGCAGCACGGCGTCGAACACCGTGCTCTCGCTTGCAAGTCCGCTGAGCCTCGGCCTCCTGATGACCGCAGCGCTGTCTGGCGGCAGCCCGCTTCTCGCGGCCGTGGGTATCACATCACCACTTGCACAAATGGCCGCATTCAGCGGGTTCTTTCTGTCGCTGAAGGGCCTGGAAACGAGGACGAACTACCAGAGCCATACGCTGTGGCAGCGCTATGCCACCGACATCGAGCACGGCCTGCGGATGCGAGCGTTCTCTCACATCGAGTACCTGGACATGGCCTACCTCGATGATCAGAACACCAGCCAGCTGATGAGCCTGGTGCACCATGATTCCGCTCAGATCCGTCGGTTCCTGGAAACCGTTCCCGACACCATCATCTCGAAGGCCGGCACCTTCGCGCTCGGCAGCGTGTTCCTGCTGTGGGTGTCGCCGGTCTCCTTCGGGCTGGCCCTCATACCGGTTCCGTTCATCTACGCGCTCTTCCGGAGGTACCACAAGGAGATCTCCCGCCGCTACCAGGCGCAGGGCGCGAAGGAAGAAGCCACCAAGAACCTGTTGATGAACAGCCTGACGGGCCTGCCCACCGTCCGGAGTTTCACCGCGGAAGACGACGAATTGCAGCGGCTCTGCCAGTCGAGCCTGACGTTGCAGGAGGAGAGCAATCAGTCCTTCGCCCTGGGCCTGGAGTACGCCGGCCTCACCAAGTCCGCCCTCGTCACGGGACTCGTGCTCCCGCTGGCGTATGGCGGCGCGATGGTGCTCAAGGGATCGTTGTCGGTGTCCACGTTCATGCTCCAGAGCTTCATGCTGCCGCAGCTGATCTCCATCATGGGCGGCCTGGATCGCGAGTACGACGTCTATCAGACCGGGGTGGCCGCGTCGCGGCGCATGTCGCGGCTGCTGGACGCGCAGCCGACGATGAGGTCGGGGCCGATCAGACTGCAGCGGGAGGCCGTCAAGGGAGCCGTCGTATTCGACAGCGTGTCGTTCCACTACGCGTCCGGTGCCCGGATCTTCGACGGGTTCGACCTGTCGATTCCCGCCGGCGGATCGGTGGCGCTCGTGGGCTCGACCGGTTCGGGCAAGTCCACGCTCATCAAGTTGCTCCTGCGCCTGTACGACACGGGCGGCGGCCGCATTCTCCTCGACGGCGTGGATATCCGCGAACTGAACGTCTACGATCTCCGCAAGGCGATCGGGCTCGTGAGCCAGGACGTGTTTCTCTTCAACGGGACGGCCGCCGAGAACATCTTGTACGGCCGGCCCGACGCCACTCGCGAGGAGGTATGGGAGGCCGCCCGGATCGCCGAAGCCACCGGCTTCATCCAGGACCTGCCAGAGGGCCTCGACACCATCGTCGGCGAACGGGGCCAGAAGCTGTCCGGCGGCCAGCGGCAGCGTCTGTCGATCGCCCGCGTTGTGCTCAAGAACCCGCCCATCCTGATTCTCGACGAAGCGACATCGTCGGTCGACAACGAGACCGAGTCTGCCATCCGTCGATCGATCGAAGCGGCGTCTCGCGGAAGGACGACCATCTACGTGGCGCACCGGCTGTCGAGTATCCGTCACGTCGACCAGATCCACTTGATCGACGACGGGCGCGTCGTCGAGCGGGGCACCCACGAAGAACTGGTTGCCGGCGGTGGCAGGTACGCCGCACTGTGGAGGCTCCAGACGGGAGAGTCGGCCGGTGACGGCACCTCTGCCGCAGTGCCCCAGGGAGACGCTGTTGTCTGATCGCCCTCACGTCATCCTGCTGAATGGCACATCGTGCTCGGGCAAGAGTTCCGTGAGCCGTGAGCTGCGGGCCCTCACCGATCGCCCGTACCTGGCGGTGGCGTCCGAGTTGTTCATCCCGATGCTCGCCGGAAAGTTCACCGGCGTGGACGCGTCGATCACGAAGGGGATGCTCGAGGGCAAGGGAAAGGTCGACGAAGACGTCCATCGCGCCGCGTCGAGCTGGAGCGACGTGGACGCCCCGCTGCCACGGTTGGGATTCCAGATCACGGTACGTGACGAGGGTGGACAGCCGACCTTTCACTCGCGCTGCGGCCCGGTTGGCTGGAACCTCGTGGCCGGCATGCACCGCGCTGTCGCCGCGATCGCCCGCGCAGGCAACTTCATCGTCATGGAAGATGTGGTGTCCGAGGTGTTGCTGCGCGACTACTGCGTCGCCCTCGAGGGACTGGATGTCTATCTCGTCGGCCTCGTCTGTTCGCTGCAGGAACTGGAGCGACGCGAGCGGGCGCGGCACAACCGGGCGGTCGGCGCGGTCCGAATGCAGTTTCCGAAGGTCCATGTGCCCGGCGAATACGATCTGACCGTGGACACCGAGACCCTCGGGCCGAACGAGGGAGCGCAACTGATACTCGACCACGTCGCGAGCCATCCGCCGCGGGCACTCGACATCCTCGCCGCCCGGTTCGTCGGCAGCGGCTTCCGACCGTTTCCAATCGAGACATTCTGAGGTTCACGATGCGAAGCGCGGGCAACATCATCATCATCAACGGGGCGTCCTGCTCTGGCAAGACAACGATCTCCCGTGAGCTGCAGGCGCTCGCGGGCAAGCCGTATCTGGTGACGGGCATCGATGATTTCCTGCCGATGTTCCCCAAGCAATACATCGGCGTCGACCAGGCCGTCCAGCGGGACGGGCAGGACTGGGCCGCGCCCGGAAACCGTCTGTCCGCGGAGGGGTACGAAATCGTCATCCGGATGGGAGAGACGGGGCCGATCATCAACGCGCGCTGCGGCCCGGTGGGCTGGAGCCACCTGGCGGGCATGCACCGGGCGTTCGCGGCGATGGCTCGCGCCGGCAGTTCACTCATCGTGGCGGACGCTGCCTCCGCGGTGCTGATGTACGACTACTGCGAGGCGCTGAGCGGCCTCGCCGTCCACCTGATCGGCGTGTTCTGCTCGCTGGAAGAACTGGAACGGCGGGAGGCGGCGCAGGCCGGACGCGGCGTGGGAGCGGCCCGCATGCAGTTCGAGAAGGTCCACGTGCCGGGCGACTACGATTTCACCGTGGACTCGGAGACACATGACGCCAAGACGTGCGCGCAGATGATCCTCGCCCACGTCGAGAACAATCCGCCGCACGCCTTCGAACGGCTCACCGAGCGCTATGGAGGCGTCGAACCTTCGCAGTTCCCCGTGCAGACGTTCTGAGATTCGGCGAAGCGCCCGGCTGACTCGTTCAGAACCCGACGCGCAGCGACACCGAGACCGATCGCGGCGCGCCATAGGTCAGTCTCGCCCAGTTGAGAAAGTACGGCGATGTCGCGGCGTCCAGGTAGTACGTCTTGTTCAGCAGGTTGTTGACGTTGAGCTGCGCCGTCATCCGCGACGGGCCCACCACGAACTCGCGACTGGCCATCAGGTCCACCAGGACATAGCCGGGAGAGGGAATCCTGTTGGTGACGTCGGTGGTCTCCCCGCGCGCCGTCACGCCCGCGCCGACCTTCCATCCCTTGAGGGCATCCTGGAATGCGTACGCCGTGGACAGGCTGCCCATGTTCGGCGGTACGTCAGCCATCTGGTTTCCCACGATGAGTCCTGAGCTGCTGCCCGGATTCATCTTGGTGACGTGAATATCGGTGTAGGTATAGGTTGCGATCACGTTCCAGCCGGGCCTGATCTGGCCCTGAAGATCGAATTCGAGGCCCTTACTGCGGACTTCGCCAGTGGCCACCTGGAAGCCGATGTGAGCCGGATCGGCAGTAGCGAGATTGGTCTTGGTCAGATCGAAGTACGCCACCGTCGATTGCACCCGCCCGTCAAGAAACTGGGTCTTGGCGCCGGCTTCGTATTGACGCGCGCTCTCGGGCGGCAGCGGGTTGAGCTGATAGTCGCGGCCTGTATTCGCGCCGAAGTTCCCGGCGTAGTTGCCATACGCGCCAAGCCAGCGTTGCGCCTGCCACAGGACACCGACGCGCGGGGTCACCGCGCTGTCGGACTGCGCCGGATCCGCCACCGTGGCGCCGCCGACGGCCTTCCAGCCTGTGCGCGACACGTTCTGGTATCTCAGCCCCGCGAGCAGGTGCACCTCGTGAGGCAGCGTGAGCTGGTCTTGCGCGTAGACGCCGTAGTTGTTGGTGGTCGAGTCGTACGAGAACTGGGTGGTCGGGTCGAGTGTCAAGGCGGGGACACCCGGGTGAAGCGGGTTGACGGCGTCGATGACTGACGCCACGGTCAGGTTCGACGTCGAGAGGGTCGCCGGCGCGCCGAATCGGTAGAAGTCGGCCCCCACCAGCAGCGTATGCCGGAGGCCGCCGGTTTCGACGTGTCCGGTGAGGTCGAAGACCGTCGCGAGCGTCTTGGCCTCGGTGTCCTTCAGGCCAATCATGTAGCGCAGGGCCAGCCACGACGGTCCGGCCGGCAGGAACCCCAACACGGCGGCGTATCCCGGGCTGTCGACCTTCGCCGTGTTGCTCAGGATCTGGTTTCGGAACGTCCAGGCGTCGTTGAACCGGTGCGACCAGTCCAGCTTGACGAGCGTCGTCTTGAAGTTGAGCGGCAGCGACTCGGCGACGTTGTTCTCCCTCGGCAGGGCAATCAGTGTCCCGTTCACGAACGGCACGTTCTGGCCGTTGTCGAAGCCGCCCAGCGGATTGTCCGCATACGTCACTTCCACCGTCGCCTCGGTCTTCTTGCTGATGTTCCATTTCAACGAAGGCGCGATGAAGAACTTCTTGCCGTGGACGCCGTCGCGCCACGAATCGCTCGTGTCGAACGACACGTTGAGTCGGTACAGCAACGTGTCGCCGGCGGTGATCGGGCCGGTGGCGTCGAAGTTCGTATAGGAGTGGGCCCACGATCCGAACAGCTGTTCGAACGAATAGCTCCGCGTGGCCTGCGGCTGCCTCGTGACCAGGTTCACCATCCCGCCGGGCTCGACGCGCCCGTAGAGGATCGCCGCCGGCCCCTTCAACACCTCGATGTGGTCAACGTTCGACATCGCCCGCAGGCCGGACACGAGGGCCTCGTCGAGGCGGAAGCCGTCGATGAACGTGCTGCTCGAGGGAAAGCCGCGCAGCCAGATGAACTCGGTGCTCCCCAGGTAGTTCTGGGACTTGACGCCACTGACGTTCGTCAGCGCCTGGTCCAGGATGAGGACCTTCTGGTCCTGCAAGACCTGCTGCGGGACCACCTGGATGTTCAGCGGTGTCGCGCTCAGCGGGCTGTCGGTCTTGGTGGCGCTCACGGCCTTGTCGCGCACGTAGGCGCTCGGCGCCGCAACGTCGACCGTCTCCCTGACGCCGGCCACCTTGAGTGCGACGCGAAGCGCGACCGGTGCACCGTCTTCGGCGACGATGACGTCAGAACGCGTCGTCTCGAACCTCGCGCTTTCGATCTGGACGACGTACTTGCCGGACGCGACCCGGCTCAGTAGGAACGTCCCGCTCGCGTCGCTCACGGCGTGGGCCCGCACCGCCCCGCGTTCGTCGACGAGCGTGATCCGCGCGCCGACAACCGCTCCGCCCGACTCGTCCGTCACCGTTCCAGTAATGCGTGTGGCGGCAGATTGCGTAGCAGCGCTGGAAGGCATGGCGATCCAGATCGCGACGATCACACAGACGAACGCACGCGATACCTGGCTGAGAAGATTCATCTTCACGCTTCCTCGATTCACGATCACACTCCCCAATGTCGGCATGCCGACGACGGAGATTTCACCCTTCCGCGCTCGCTGGCGGACCGGGAGATGAAGGCGGACTCAAGTCGACGCAGGCAGTGCGGATCTCCGCGGCACCGGCTGCCGGATCTGCAGGAGGACGTCTGTCGGAGTGATCTGGGAGACGCCTCCTGTCCCAGACCGGTGTGACACCAGATTCCGCGACGATCGAGCGGGCGCGCCCGGCCGGGAACGACCACGCGACGGATCGCGTGCTAGTGTTACAGACGTAGTCAAGTGGGCGAGGTCCGAGTATATCACCACGAAGAACGCTGTCCCGGCGAGGCGAGGCTCGGCGGTGCTTGCTGAGCCGACCCGCTGCCGCCCACAGTTCAGGCGCAGCGATCACAGTATGCTTGTGACGACGTCGTCGCGATTCTGGCTCGTGTTCGTACGTAGCCGTCACTGTGCGTCGAAGGACTCAGCCGCAAGACCGAGCCTTCAGTATCCGTAGCGGGCCTTTCGGTGGCATTGTAGGTGACATGCAGTTCAGCGGACGCGCACCGACAGCGGCGCCAGCCCTCCCTTCTGGTTGGGAGGATGGAGCGGAGCTGCCGCCTGGCATCGGTGAACGCCCGCTGACAGTCGTCTGCGCTCAGGCCGCGGTGACCCACGGTGATACCGTCGCGGTCGTTGAGCACGGCGGCGCGCGGCGACTGACGCACGAGGCACTCGACCGCCTGGTGACGCGCTGGGCGGCGCGCCTAACGGCCGCCGGGGTGACCCCGGGCGCGCGCGTCGGCCTCTGCGCCTCGGCACAGATCGAAGTGCCCGTCGGGTTCCTCGCCGTCCTGAGTGCCGGCGCCGTGGTGGTGCCCCTCGACCCGTCGCTGCCGGCTCGACGACTCCGCGAGATGGCGGAGGGGGTGGGCTGCCGCCTGATGCTGGCCAGCCGGACTGCGCAGGCATCGCTCGACGGCAGTCTGCCCTCGTTGGACCTGTCCGGGGATCCGGGTGATCATCCGCCGGTCGCCGTTGCGGCCGATCCCGATCGACCCGCGGTGATCTACCACACGTCGGGCTCGACCGGCCGGCCCAAGCCGGTGGCGATTGGGCACCGGGCGCTGTCGTCGCGCATCCTCTCGATGATCGACTGGTTCGGCATCACCGCTGACGAGGTGGTGTGCGCCGCCTCGTCGATCTCCTTCGATCCGTTTCTCCAACAGATGTTCTTCCCGCTGTGCGTGGGCGGCACGCTGTGGTTGCCCGATCGAACGTCGCTCGTCGACCCCGCTCGCTTCTGGACAGACGCCGCCGCACGCGGTGTCACTCACCTGAACCTTGTGCCGTCCCAGCTGGAACCGCTGCTGCTCCGTCCGCCCACCGGTGGACTGCCTCGCCTGCGGCGCGTGGTGGTCGGGGGCGAGCGCATGCCCGCCGACCTGCCCGCGCGGATCGTTGCGGCGCTGGACGCGCGAGCCGCATGGCCCGCGGGCCCGCCCCAGTTCGCCGTCTACAACATGTACGGCCCGACCGAATGCACGGTGGACGCGACGGGCGCGCGCACCGATCCCGCGGTCACCGACCGCGAGATCCCGATCGGCGCGCCGCTGCCCGGCTGTCGCGTGCGCATCCTGAACGATCAACTGCGTCGCGTGCCGGTCGGTGACGTCGGCGAATTGTGTATCGGCGGCGCCGGGCTCGCGCTCGGGTATCACGGCATGGATGATTCGACGGCCGTGGCGTTCGTCGCCGATCCGTACGGTGCTCCTGGCGATCGTCTGTACCGCACCGGCGATCTGGCTCGCTGGCTTCCCGACGGGCAGGTGGCCTTCATCGGACGGCAGGACGATCAAGTGAAGGTCCGCGGACACCGCATCGAACTGGGTGAGGTGGAAGCGATGCTGCGCGCCTTCCCCGGCGTCGAAGCTGCCGCGGCAAGCAAGTGGGACCAGGCTCCCGGCGGGGCGGTGCTGGTCGCGCATGTCGTGGGCGACGTCGATCTCTCCGCCTTGCGCGCATGGCTGGCCGAGCGGTTGCCCGCCGCCGCCGTGCCCGCCCGCCTGTTGCACATCGAGGCGCTGCCCGTGCAGCCCTCCGGCAAGCTCGATCGGAAGGCCCTCCCCACACCAGCCCCAGACGCCGTTCCCGTGCGGGCAACGGGACCCGCGTCGCTGGAACGCACGCTCGCCGCGATCTGGGCCGACCTGCTGGGCCGCGCCACGGTGGACGTCACCGCCAACCTCTTCGAAATGGGTGCCCACTCCCTGCACGTTCCCCGCGCGCTGATGGCGATCGAAGCCGCGACAGGCCGGACGGTCAGCTCCGTCGATCTGTTCCGCTTCTCCAGCGTGGCCGCCCTATCAGCACACCTGTCGCGCGAGGAAGGCAGCGCCGACCGGACGACGCGGTTGCCAACGGAAGCCGGCACGACCGGGAAGGAGCGGCGCGCCCTCACCATCGACGAAGTTGCCATCGTCGGCATGGCCTTCCGCTTCCCAGGCGCCTCCGACCGCGCGACCTTCTGGGCCAACCTGATGGCCGGGACCGACAGCGTCCGCCGCTTCGATCGCGCGACCCTGCGGCAGGCCGGCGCGCCTGCGGCGCTTGTCGATCACGCCGATTTCATCCCGGTCCATGGCGCCATCGACGGCACCGACCGTTTCGATCCCGTGCCCTTCGGCTACAGCCACGGCGAGGCGGCGGAGATCGACCCGCAACAACGTCTGCTATTGGAACTGGCGTGGCAGGCGCTGGAGGATGCCGTCTGCGATCCGGCGGCCGAAGGGCCGGTCGGCGTGTTCGCCGGCGTCGGCTTCAACGCCTACCTGGTGGACAACCTGCGCGATCGTGTTGGCCTGGCCGGCGGTGCCGATCGCTTCTCGACCGTCGTCAGCTCCGACAAGGACTTCGCGGCGACACGAATCGCGTACAAGCTGGGTCTGACGGGTCCGGCACTGACTGTGAACAGCGCCTGCTCTACCGCGCTGTCGGTGACGGCCACGGCCGTTGACAGCTTGCGCGCAAGGCGCTGCCGGGTGGCGCTGGCCGGGGCGGCGTCGCTCGGCATGTTCTCGCCTCACGGCCACCTGGCCGCGGAAGGCGGCATCGCGTCGCGCGCCGGCGTGTGCCGACCCTTCGATGCGGCGGCCGACGGCGTGGTCGGCGGAGCTGGCGCCGCCGTGCTCGTGCTGAAGCGGCTGGGTGACGCGATCGCCGATGGCAACCGCATTTACGCGACCATTCGGGGTGTCGGCATCACCAACGACGGTGCCTGCAAGGCCGCCTTCTCGGCCCCGTCGGTGGACGGACAAGCCGCTGCGATCACCGCCGCGATCGACGAGGCGGGCGTCGACGCTGCCGATATTGGTTTCGTCGAGGGGCACGGCACCGCAACCACGCTCGGCGACCCGATCGAAGTGGCCGCTCTCAATCTGGTGTACGGCGGAGCAGCCCCAGGTTCCGCGCTGCTTGGGTCGGTCAAGGGCAACGTTGGCCATCTCGACGCCGCCGCCGGCATGGCGGGACTGATCAAGACGGTGCTGGCACTTTGCCACGGCACCGTGCCGCCCACCGCGCACTTCACGGCTTCCAATCCACGCATCCCTTTCGCCGACGGACCATTCCGCGTAAACGCCGCGCCCGAGCCCTGGCCCGGGCCCGTCGATCGCCCGCGCCTGGCTGCTGTCAGCGCGTTCGGCATGGGCGGCACCAACATCCACCTCGTGGTCGCGGGCCCGCGCCCGGAAGCGGAAACGCCCGCCCCGTCCGACGGTCCGGTCCTGTTGACGGTGTCGGCCCCCACCGCGGAACGCCGCGACCGACTGGCCGCGGCAGTCGCCGACCATCTCGGCGCATCGTCCGTCGAAAGCGGCGCCGCGACGTCGCTCGCTGACATCGCCATTTCACTCGCGCGACGACGACCGATGAGAAGCCGCCGCGCGATCATTGCCGCCTCTCGGGCGGAAGCCGCCGCGGCACTGCGCGCGGACAGCGGGTTGCGCGGCGAGACTGCAGGCACCAGCGCCGCGCCCGCCTACCTCTTCCCCGGGCAGGGCGCCCAGCAGGCCGGCATGGGCCGTGACTTATACCGTGCCGTTCCGGCCGTCCGCGCAGCCATCGACGAGGCCGACCACGCACTCCGCGGTGGCCCTGCGGAAGACCTTCGCTCTCTCTTGCTCGCAGACGACGGCGACGCGCGGGCGATGGCCGCACTCTCGGAGACGCAGATCACCCAGCCCGCGCTGTTCGTCATCGGATACGCCATGGCCAAGGCCCTGGAGTCGTACGGCGTCCGCCCCGCCGCCCTGATCGGTCACAGCATCGGGGAATACGTCGCAGCCTGCCTCGCCGGGGTGATGGACTTCGGCGATGCGCTGAGACTGGTCGCCGCGCGCGGCCGGCTGATGGCCTCGGCTCCGTCCGGGGCAATGCTGGCGGTGTCCATGACCGAGGCCGAGTTGTTCCCCCTGCTCGAACCCAGCGGCGCGGAACTGGCAGCGGTCAACGGCGCCAGGCAATGCACGGCCGCCGGGACCAAGGCGCAAATCGACTCTCTCGAGAAGACGGTGGCGGCGCTCGGCAAGCCGTCCCGCCGTCTGCCTGTGTCGCACGCGTTTCACTCCCGGTTGATGGAGCCGATCCTCGAGGCCTTCGCGGCGGAGCTGGAGCGAACGCCGCTCCGAGCTCCGGCCATTCCGATCGTCTCCAACCTCACTGGAGATTGGCTCAGCCCGCAGGACGCCACCGACCCCGCCTACTGGGTTCACCATCTGCGCGGTACGGTACGCTTCGGTGCCGGTCTATGCCGCCTGGTCGAGGATGATTCGGCGCGCCTGCTGGTCGAGGTCGGTCCTGGCGCGACGCTTACCCGGTTGGCCCGTGCCGCCGGTGTTACAGCAGCACGCGTGGTCGCCATTCAGCCGCCGGACACTAGCGACGGCCACAGGGCGTTCCTCGAAGCGCTGGGCCGGCTGTGGGTCGCGGGCGCACCGGTGGATCGAGTGGCGGCTGCAGGCCGTTCGGCCCGCCGGGTTCCGGTGCCTGGCTATCCGTTCGACCGCATCCGGCTCTGGATCGAGCCTGGAGCGGCGACGCGATTCGTCCCTGATTCGGTCCGCACCACCACCGGCCAGCCGCCCACGGTGAGCGCGGCGGAACGCGTCATCGCTGCGGTCTGGAGCGACGTGCTGGGCGTGGCGGCCGTGGGACCAGAGGATGACTTCCTCATGCTCGGGGGCGACTCGCTGCAGGCCGTGCGCATCGCTGCCCGGTTGAGCGATCGGCTCGGCTGCGACGTGGCGGCGAATGCGCTGTTCCGGGGAAGCACGGTCGCGGGGCTGGCCCGCCTGCTGGGCACGCCTTCCGTGGTCGATCCAACTGAACGCACGGCACACGCAGAACCTCGCGAAGAAGGCTGGCTGTGCGCGCCTCGCCATGCGCCGGTCGCGCGTCTCGGTGGCGCACCCATCGTCGCTCCGCTCTCCCCGGGTCAGGAGCGCATGTGGTTCCTGAACCGCCTTGAAGGCCGCGCGGGCGGTACGCCGGAGGGCAGCTACACCGAGCATCTCGCCTTCGCGCTCATTGGGCCGCTCGATCGCGCGGCGCTCGACGGGGCGCTGTCGGCAGTGATCGCGCGGCACGGTGCACTGCGGAGTCTGTTCCGCGATGGTCCCGATGGACCGGAGCAGGTGGTTGCCCCGCCGTCGCCGGCCAGCCTCAGCGTCGTCGATCTGACCGCGGTGCCCAACTCACTGGACGCGGCGCTGGATGCGGCCGCGCACCGGCCCATCGATCTGGCGACCGACTCGCACGTCCGCTTCACGCTGTTCGCGATCGCGGCGGATCATCACGTCCTGTCGGTATCGGCTCATCACGCCGCCTGGGACGGATGGTCGAACGGCGTGTTTGCCGCAGACCTCTCCACTTCGTACAACGCCCTTCGCGCTGGCCGGATGCCGGCGCTGCCTCCGTTGACCCGCGACATCGCTGACATCGCCCGCGCACGACGCACGGCCCTGACGAGCGGTGACCTCGACGCCCCGCTGAAGCGGCTGTGCCGGGCGCTCGACGGCTTCCCCACCAGGCTCGATCTGCCGACAGACAGGCCGCGCGCCGTGATCGCAGACGGGCGCGGCGAGGCATTGACCGTTCGCGTGGAGCCGGACGCGATTGCGGCGCTGGCCGCTGCCGGACGGCGCGCGGGCGCCACCCCCTATATGACGATGCTCGCCGCCTGGGCACTCCTGCTCGCGCGGTTGGCCCACACTCCACGCGTGCTCGTCGGCGCGCCGGTTGCCGCCCGCGAGGACGCTGCCGAAGAAGCCGTGATCGGCTACCTGTCCAACACGGTGGCGATCCCCGTGGATGTGAGCGCGGCGAACAGCTTCGGTGCCCTCGTGGCCCAGGTCCGCGACAGCGTCCTCGAGGTCATGACCGCCCAGCGTGTTCCGTTCGAGATGCTGGTGAAGACGTTGGCGGTGCCTCACTCGCGCGTCACGACGCCACTCGTCCAGGCGATCTTCGCCATGCAGCCCCGTTCGGTGCCCGTGCCCGCCCTGGACGAACTCACCGTTACCGTGCTGCCCAGGCACAACCAGGCCGCACGCTACGAGTTGATCCTCAATCTGGAAACCACGCCGGGCGGCGCGCTCGAAGGACCGCTAATCTACGCATCCGCGCTCTTCGACCGATCCACGGTCGCCGGTTGGGTGGAACGGCTGTTGGCCTTCCTGCGTGACGCGCCGCGGCAGTGGGATGCACCGCTCGACGCCGGGCCGTCACGTCAACCTCGGGCGGCGGCGGGATCCCGCGACGGCTTTGCCACTGCGACCGAGCGCACGCTCGCCGCCATCTGGGGCGAGTTCCTCCTGACCGCTCCGACCAGCCGAGACGACGACTTCTTCGGGCTGGGTGGCCACAGCCTGTTGCTGATGCGGATGATTCACCGGC carries:
- a CDS encoding ABC transporter ATP-binding protein; this translates as MTPEHVADDWLTLRSSLPGRQRWDAQILWRKPLLARQIETRLREEIGVLDARVNAATGRVLVVFDERALSDVRKVILRVFEKVADGLVLPAALPAVEPEGAETGDSVRALVRSVEKDTHLRWKAAGSTASNTVLSLASPLSLGLLMTAALSGGSPLLAAVGITSPLAQMAAFSGFFLSLKGLETRTNYQSHTLWQRYATDIEHGLRMRAFSHIEYLDMAYLDDQNTSQLMSLVHHDSAQIRRFLETVPDTIISKAGTFALGSVFLLWVSPVSFGLALIPVPFIYALFRRYHKEISRRYQAQGAKEEATKNLLMNSLTGLPTVRSFTAEDDELQRLCQSSLTLQEESNQSFALGLEYAGLTKSALVTGLVLPLAYGGAMVLKGSLSVSTFMLQSFMLPQLISIMGGLDREYDVYQTGVAASRRMSRLLDAQPTMRSGPIRLQREAVKGAVVFDSVSFHYASGARIFDGFDLSIPAGGSVALVGSTGSGKSTLIKLLLRLYDTGGGRILLDGVDIRELNVYDLRKAIGLVSQDVFLFNGTAAENILYGRPDATREEVWEAARIAEATGFIQDLPEGLDTIVGERGQKLSGGQRQRLSIARVVLKNPPILILDEATSSVDNETESAIRRSIEAASRGRTTIYVAHRLSSIRHVDQIHLIDDGRVVERGTHEELVAGGGRYAALWRLQTGESAGDGTSAAVPQGDAVV
- a CDS encoding TonB-dependent receptor, which translates into the protein MNLLSQVSRAFVCVIVAIWIAMPSSAATQSAATRITGTVTDESGGAVVGARITLVDERGAVRAHAVSDASGTFLLSRVASGKYVVQIESARFETTRSDVIVAEDGAPVALRVALKVAGVRETVDVAAPSAYVRDKAVSATKTDSPLSATPLNIQVVPQQVLQDQKVLILDQALTNVSGVKSQNYLGSTEFIWLRGFPSSSTFIDGFRLDEALVSGLRAMSNVDHIEVLKGPAAILYGRVEPGGMVNLVTRQPQATRSYSFEQLFGSWAHSYTNFDATGPITAGDTLLYRLNVSFDTSDSWRDGVHGKKFFIAPSLKWNISKKTEATVEVTYADNPLGGFDNGQNVPFVNGTLIALPRENNVAESLPLNFKTTLVKLDWSHRFNDAWTFRNQILSNTAKVDSPGYAAVLGFLPAGPSWLALRYMIGLKDTEAKTLATVFDLTGHVETGGLRHTLLVGADFYRFGAPATLSTSNLTVASVIDAVNPLHPGVPALTLDPTTQFSYDSTTNNYGVYAQDQLTLPHEVHLLAGLRYQNVSRTGWKAVGGATVADPAQSDSAVTPRVGVLWQAQRWLGAYGNYAGNFGANTGRDYQLNPLPPESARQYEAGAKTQFLDGRVQSTVAYFDLTKTNLATADPAHIGFQVATGEVRSKGLEFDLQGQIRPGWNVIATYTYTDIHVTKMNPGSSSGLIVGNQMADVPPNMGSLSTAYAFQDALKGWKVGAGVTARGETTDVTNRIPSPGYVLVDLMASREFVVGPSRMTAQLNVNNLLNKTYYLDAATSPYFLNWARLTYGAPRSVSVSLRVGF